A genomic region of Trifolium pratense cultivar HEN17-A07 linkage group LG3, ARS_RC_1.1, whole genome shotgun sequence contains the following coding sequences:
- the LOC123913769 gene encoding jacalin-related lectin 3-like isoform X1 has product MQSLEEKPVSVGPWGGSGGYSWDDGVYSTIRQLVIVHGEGIDSIQIEYDKEGDSVWSLKHGGSGGHKIEKIKLDYPNEFLTSVDGYYGSLNQWGPIFIRSISFESNKKLYGPFGVEQGTYFTLPVTGAKIVGFHGRYGWHIDAIGVHLRSYQQPKPSKTLSNSHNHINNTNDSVGYSVIQGSVSQGFDIVVAVKQKDGFSSKTSPTNKILTFKEPNSIESKEKIVPMVKAPSIVDDGVVTYGPWGGNGGYVFDDGPYTGIRQIDLSRNIGIVWIRVLYDLDGEAVWGHKYGGAGGFKHEKMIFDFPNEVLTHISGYYGSLMYMGPSIIRSLTFHTTKRTYGPFGDEYGTYFTTKLKEGKVVGIHGRKGLFLDALGVHVIEGKVIVSVPTSPSMEIIPREPSITEIKSAQWPTKPVLSKPAPLEEVPSGVIKEPAPCGPGPWGGDGGRPWDDGVFSDIKQIYLTKSPEGICSIQIEYDRNKQSVWSVKHGGNVGSITHRIKLEYPNEVLSCITGYHGTVATDEQAIVIKSLTFHTSRGKYGPFGDEVGKFFTSTKTEGKVVGFHGRSSMYLDAIGVHMQHWLGSQKTSRSSSLFKIF; this is encoded by the exons ATGCAGAGTTTAGAGGAGAAACCGGTATCAGTTGGACCATGGGGAGGAAGTGGAGGATATAGCTGGGATGATGGTGTTTATTCAACAATAAGGCAATTGGTGATAGTTCATGGAGAAGGAATTGACTCCATTCAGATTGAGTATGACAAAGAAGGAGATTCTGTTTGGTCATTGAAGCATGGTGGAAGTGGAGGCCATAAAATTGAAAAG ATCAAACTTGATTACCCAAATGAGTTCCTAACATCCGTTGATGGATACTATGGTAGCTTAAATCAATGGGGACCAATCTTCATCAGGTCAATAAGTTTTGAGAGTAACAAGAAACTCTATGGACCATTTGGAGTTGAACAAGGAACATACTTTACCTTGCCAGTGACAGGAGCCAAGATTGTTGGATTCCATGGCAGATATGGTTGGCACATAGATGCCATTGGAGTCCATCTAAGGTCCTATCAGCAGCCAAAACCATCCAAAACATTGTCTAATTCACACAACCACATTAATAACACCAATGACAGTGTTGGTTATTCTGTAATACAAGGAAGTGTTAGCCAAGGTTTTGATATTGTTGTTGCTGTAAAACAGAAAGATGGTTTTTCTAGCAAAACTTCACCAACCAATAAGATTCTCACCTTTAAAGAACCTAACAGTATTGAATCAAAAGAAAAG ATAGTTCCTATGGTGAAGGCACCATCAATAGTTGATGATGGTGTGGTAACATATGGACCTTGGGGTGGTAATGGTGGATATGTATTTGATGATGGACCTTACACTGGAATCAGGCAAATCGATTTGTCGCGTAACATTGGAATTGTGTGGATAAGAGTTTTGTATGATCTTGATGGAGAGGCCGTATGGGGACACAAATATGGTGGAGCTGGAGGATTCAAACATGAAAAG ATGATCTTTGATTTTCCAAATGAAGTACTAACACATATATCAGGCTACTATGGATCTTTGATGTACATGGGGCCTTCTATTATAAGGTCACTTACATTCCACACTACCAAAAGGACTTATGGACCATTTGGAGATGAATATGGAACTTATTTCACAACAAAGCTGAAAGAAGGAAAGGTAGTTGGCATTCATGGTAGAAAAGGTTTATTTCTAGATGCTCTTGGTGTACATGTCATAGAAGGAAAAGTAATAGTATCAGTTCCAACATCTCCCTCCATGGAAATCATACCAAGAGAACCAAGTATTACTGAAATCAAAAGTGCTCAATGGCCAACCAAACCTGTACTTTCTAAACCAGCACCACTTGAAGAG GTTCCTAGTGGTGTGATTAAAGAACCAGCTCCATGCGGACCAGGTCCATGGGGTGGAGATGGAGGTAGACCTTGGGATGACGGAGTCTTTTCTGATATTAAGCAGatttatttgacaaaatcacCAGAAGGAATTTGCTCAATTCAAATCGAGTATGATCGGAATAAGCAATCTGTATGGTCTGTGAAGCATGGTGGTAATGTAGGAAGCATCACACATAGG ATAAAATTGGAGTATCCGAATGAGGTTCTGTCTTGCATAACAGGCTATCATGGTACGGTTGCTACTGATGAACAAGCTATAGTCATTAAGTCGCTGACTTTCCATACTAGTAGAGGAAAGTATGGTCCATTTGGTGATGAAGTAGGGAAGTTTTTCACTTCAACGAAAACGGAGGGAAAGGTGGTGGGTTTTCATGGGAGGAGTAGCATGTACTTGGATGCTATTGGGGTCCATATGCAACACTGGTTAGGAAGTCAGAAAACTTCAAGGTCATCATCCCTCTTCAAGATATTTTGA
- the LOC123913769 gene encoding jacalin-related lectin 3-like isoform X2: MSLEEKPVSVGPWGGSGGYSWDDGVYSTIRQLVIVHGEGIDSIQIEYDKEGDSVWSLKHGGSGGHKIEKIKLDYPNEFLTSVDGYYGSLNQWGPIFIRSISFESNKKLYGPFGVEQGTYFTLPVTGAKIVGFHGRYGWHIDAIGVHLRSYQQPKPSKTLSNSHNHINNTNDSVGYSVIQGSVSQGFDIVVAVKQKDGFSSKTSPTNKILTFKEPNSIESKEKIVPMVKAPSIVDDGVVTYGPWGGNGGYVFDDGPYTGIRQIDLSRNIGIVWIRVLYDLDGEAVWGHKYGGAGGFKHEKMIFDFPNEVLTHISGYYGSLMYMGPSIIRSLTFHTTKRTYGPFGDEYGTYFTTKLKEGKVVGIHGRKGLFLDALGVHVIEGKVIVSVPTSPSMEIIPREPSITEIKSAQWPTKPVLSKPAPLEEVPSGVIKEPAPCGPGPWGGDGGRPWDDGVFSDIKQIYLTKSPEGICSIQIEYDRNKQSVWSVKHGGNVGSITHRIKLEYPNEVLSCITGYHGTVATDEQAIVIKSLTFHTSRGKYGPFGDEVGKFFTSTKTEGKVVGFHGRSSMYLDAIGVHMQHWLGSQKTSRSSSLFKIF, translated from the exons ATG AGTTTAGAGGAGAAACCGGTATCAGTTGGACCATGGGGAGGAAGTGGAGGATATAGCTGGGATGATGGTGTTTATTCAACAATAAGGCAATTGGTGATAGTTCATGGAGAAGGAATTGACTCCATTCAGATTGAGTATGACAAAGAAGGAGATTCTGTTTGGTCATTGAAGCATGGTGGAAGTGGAGGCCATAAAATTGAAAAG ATCAAACTTGATTACCCAAATGAGTTCCTAACATCCGTTGATGGATACTATGGTAGCTTAAATCAATGGGGACCAATCTTCATCAGGTCAATAAGTTTTGAGAGTAACAAGAAACTCTATGGACCATTTGGAGTTGAACAAGGAACATACTTTACCTTGCCAGTGACAGGAGCCAAGATTGTTGGATTCCATGGCAGATATGGTTGGCACATAGATGCCATTGGAGTCCATCTAAGGTCCTATCAGCAGCCAAAACCATCCAAAACATTGTCTAATTCACACAACCACATTAATAACACCAATGACAGTGTTGGTTATTCTGTAATACAAGGAAGTGTTAGCCAAGGTTTTGATATTGTTGTTGCTGTAAAACAGAAAGATGGTTTTTCTAGCAAAACTTCACCAACCAATAAGATTCTCACCTTTAAAGAACCTAACAGTATTGAATCAAAAGAAAAG ATAGTTCCTATGGTGAAGGCACCATCAATAGTTGATGATGGTGTGGTAACATATGGACCTTGGGGTGGTAATGGTGGATATGTATTTGATGATGGACCTTACACTGGAATCAGGCAAATCGATTTGTCGCGTAACATTGGAATTGTGTGGATAAGAGTTTTGTATGATCTTGATGGAGAGGCCGTATGGGGACACAAATATGGTGGAGCTGGAGGATTCAAACATGAAAAG ATGATCTTTGATTTTCCAAATGAAGTACTAACACATATATCAGGCTACTATGGATCTTTGATGTACATGGGGCCTTCTATTATAAGGTCACTTACATTCCACACTACCAAAAGGACTTATGGACCATTTGGAGATGAATATGGAACTTATTTCACAACAAAGCTGAAAGAAGGAAAGGTAGTTGGCATTCATGGTAGAAAAGGTTTATTTCTAGATGCTCTTGGTGTACATGTCATAGAAGGAAAAGTAATAGTATCAGTTCCAACATCTCCCTCCATGGAAATCATACCAAGAGAACCAAGTATTACTGAAATCAAAAGTGCTCAATGGCCAACCAAACCTGTACTTTCTAAACCAGCACCACTTGAAGAG GTTCCTAGTGGTGTGATTAAAGAACCAGCTCCATGCGGACCAGGTCCATGGGGTGGAGATGGAGGTAGACCTTGGGATGACGGAGTCTTTTCTGATATTAAGCAGatttatttgacaaaatcacCAGAAGGAATTTGCTCAATTCAAATCGAGTATGATCGGAATAAGCAATCTGTATGGTCTGTGAAGCATGGTGGTAATGTAGGAAGCATCACACATAGG ATAAAATTGGAGTATCCGAATGAGGTTCTGTCTTGCATAACAGGCTATCATGGTACGGTTGCTACTGATGAACAAGCTATAGTCATTAAGTCGCTGACTTTCCATACTAGTAGAGGAAAGTATGGTCCATTTGGTGATGAAGTAGGGAAGTTTTTCACTTCAACGAAAACGGAGGGAAAGGTGGTGGGTTTTCATGGGAGGAGTAGCATGTACTTGGATGCTATTGGGGTCCATATGCAACACTGGTTAGGAAGTCAGAAAACTTCAAGGTCATCATCCCTCTTCAAGATATTTTGA
- the LOC123913770 gene encoding internal alternative NAD(P)H-ubiquinone oxidoreductase A1, mitochondrial-like has protein sequence MSWLRNLSKFSNIKSSQRPNKTDPFFLLPSFTFLSHFSSQPIEEKPSVKHIEYASSLQPTKPHEKPRVVVLGSGWAGCRLMKGLDPNIYDIVCVSPRNHMVFTPLLASTCVGTLEFRSVAEPIGRIQPAISREPGSYFFLANCTSIDAHNHTVHCETVTDGEQTIDPWKFTVSYDKLVIALGSHPATFGIQGVNEHAIFLREVHHAQEIRRKLLLNLMLSDVPGISEEEKKRLLHCVVVGGGPTGVEFSGELSDFIMKDVRQRYTHVKDYIRVTLIEANEILSSFDDRLRLYATKQLTKSGVRLVRGIVKDVKAQKIILNDGTEVPYGLLVWSTGVGPSPIIQSLDLPKAPGGRIGVDEWLRVPSVQDVFSIGDCSGFVESTGRQTLPALAQVAERQGKYLASMLNKIGKEGAGHANSAEEIELGDPFVYKHLGSMATIGRYKALVDLRQSKEGKGLALAGVLSFFIWRSAYITRVVSWRNRFYVFINWITTLIFGRDISRL, from the exons ATGTCTTGGTTAAGAAATCTCTCAAAATTTTCCAACATTAAATCATCTCAAAGACCCAACAAAACAGACccattttttcttttaccatCATTCACTTTTCTCTCCCATTTCAGTTCTCAACCCATTGAGGAAAAGCCTAGTGTTAAACATATTGAGTATGCTTCAAGTTTGCAACCAACAAAGCCTCATGAAAAACCAAGAGTGGTTGTTCTTGGTTCAGGTTGGGCAGGGTGTAGACTCATGAAAGGATTGGACCCTAATATTTATGACATTGTTTGTGTCTCACCTAGGAATCATATGGTTTTTACTCCTCTCTTAGCTTCCACTTGTGTTGGAACTCTTGAGTTTAGATCAGTTGCTGAACCTATTGGAAGGATTCAACCTGCTATTTCTAGGGAGCCTGGTTCTTATTTCTTTCTTGCCAATTGTACTTCCATTGATGCACACAATCATACG GTGCATTGTGAGACTGTAACTGATGGAGAACAGACAATAGATCCTTGGAAATTTACAGTCTCTTATGATAAGCTAGTAATTGCATTAGGATCACATCCTGCTACTTTTGGAATTCAAGGAGTCAATGAACACGCCATTTTCCTTCGCGAAGTTCATCATGCACAGGAAATTCGTCGAAAGTTGCTCCTCAACTTGATGCTATCTGATGTTCCAG gaatttcagaagaggaaaaaaaaaggcTTTTGCACTGTGTTGTTGTTGGAGGTGGTCCTACTGGAGTTGAATTCAGTGGTGAACTTAGTGATTTTATCATGAAGGACGTTCGTCAAAGATATACTCATGTGAAGGATTACATCCGTGTTACATTAATCGAG GCCAATGAGATATTGTCATCTTTTGACGACCGACTCAGGCTCTACGCTACTAAGCAGTTGACTAAG TCAGGAGTTCGTCTTGTTCGTGGCATTGTGAAAGACGTTAAAGCGCAGAAGATTATCCTAAATGACGGTACTGAGGTTCCGTATGGTTTGTTGGTTTGGTCTACTGGTGTTGGTCCATCGCCAATTATTCAATCTTTGGATCTCCCAAAAGCTCCCGGTGGAAG GATTGGTGTTGATGAGTGGCTTCGTGTTCCTTCGGTACAAGATGTGTTCTCAATAGGTGACTGCAGTGGATTTGTTGAAAGTACAGGAAGACAAACACTTCCAGCATTGGCCCAA GTGGCAGAAAGACAAGGTAAATATTTAGCAAGTATGTTGAATAAAATTGGTAAAGAAGGTGCAGGCCATGCAAATAGTGCAGAAGAAATAGAACTTGGTGATCCTTTTGTTTATAAGCATCTTGGAAGCATGGCAACTATTGGAAGATACAAAGCTCTTGTCGACCTTAGACAAAGCAAG GAGGGAAAAGGGTTAGCACTGGCCGGAGTTCTGAGTTTTTTTATTTGGCGCTCGGCGTATATTACACGCGTTGTCAGCTGGAGGAACAGATTCTATGTATTTATCAACTGGATTACAACTCTTATCTTCGGCCGTGATATAAGCAGACTATGA
- the LOC123915122 gene encoding uncharacterized protein LOC123915122: protein MDRSWMKANRLGAEFENGMEEFFQYAREKLPNNNNKFFCPCVKCFNRAPQLLIDEIRNHLVCEGICESYTNWIWHGEPSKDMPSVPEREVVDVDMDSQLEDMINDIGPEYFQRAHMYDSLRGDNEEPLYPGCTNFTRLYAVLRLFNLKARNGWTDKSFTELLELLCEMLPECNKLPNRNYKAKKILCPMGMKYKKIHACPNDCILYRNEYEELKDRPTCGQSRFKLKDDDLNSDENTKRPPAKVLWYLPIIPRFKRLFANANDAKNIRWHAIERERDGQLRHPADSLQWKKIDDLYPDFGNEARNLRLGLATDGMNPYGNSHMET, encoded by the coding sequence ATGGATCGTAGTTGGATGAAAGCTAATCGTTTAGGTGCAGAGTTCGAAAATGGAATGGAAGAGTTTTTTCAATATGCTCGGGAAAAActtcctaataataataataagtttttCTGTCCTTGTGTTAAATGTTTTAATAGAGCGCCACAACTTTTAATAGATGAAATACGAAATCACCTTGTTTGTGAGGGTATTTGCGAAAGTTATACCAATTGGATATGGCACGGTGAACCGTCAAAAGACATGCCAAGTGTGCCGGAAAGGGAGGTAGTTGATGTAGATATGGACAGTCAGTTAGAGGATATGATTAATGATATTGGACCCGAGTATTTTCAGCGTGCTCATATGTACGATAGTTTGCGCGGTGACAATGAAGAGCCGTTGTATCCAGGATGCACTAACTTCACACGGTTATATGCGGTGTTGAGATTATTCAACTTGAAGGCAAGAAATGGATGGACCGATAAAAGTTTTACTGAACTACTAGAGTTGTTGTGTGAAATGCTCCCTGAATGTAACAAATTGCCAAATCGTAACTATAAGGCAAAGAAGATATTGTGTCCGATGGGTATGAAGTACAAGAAAATACATGCATGCCCTAATGATTGCATATTATACCGAAATGAGTATGAAGAATTGAAGGATCGTCCCACATGCGGGCAATCACGTTTCAAATTGAAGGATGATGATTTGAATAGTGATGAAAACACAAAGCGTCCTCCTGCAAAGGTGTTGTGGTATCTTCCAATAATTCCAAGGTTTAAAAGATTATTTGCTAATGCAAACGATGCAAAGAATATTAGATGGCATGCGATTGAGAGGGAACGTGACGGACAACTTCGTCATCCAGCTGATTCTTTGCAATGGAAGAAAATTGATGATTTGTATCCGGATTTCGGTAATGAGGCAAGAAACCTTAGGCTTGGACTTGCTACAGATGGAATGAACCCATATGGAAACTCCCATATGGAAACTTAA